From Bacteroidota bacterium, the proteins below share one genomic window:
- a CDS encoding M48 family metallopeptidase, with protein MTSKFFAALAFWCIAIVHTQAQNTFQPAFEVDFNNYQPLKCSGKIPDDILKSTREKYNSDLKAENKRSGSAYRDVQKEQFLLQSNYVLDNLLTSGKVLFGDSVTTYINQLADVLLADDQQLRSKLRFYCLRISDANAFSTDQGMIFVTIGLIAQLENEAQLAFILSHEIAHYEKRHTLNQYLENKKIFSRTARDYYRNYDERIRSSSEYSKDQEIQADSLGLHRLRNVGYDCEQALTSLFVLQYSYLPFEDIPFNKASLNTPLAALPQALFLDSIKPINFESDNEDDTYNSHPNMLKRRLKLEGIIDNSCNASGKVFLISESRFLTCRKICRYETIMYDLTSRNYIAVFYNAAVLMQENPGSTFLKVSQAKALYGLAKYKNHEKSDEVIPYYKKIEGEQQQAYHMFYKLSASQLNMMAMRFIFNYQQQIPESNVLKEMLNDLAEEAYYYHDIDYSTLKENYRIYQEAKLDSARRIQDSINALNAPKTVDTLVKAAEQEQKYVSKYDKLRAEKKKVEEKVVVSEKQTIRSKFHLLAFADILEQKEVKALFENAEARASERKEAEKKEELALSKMSAYEKRKAKEKAENYTGQSLGLKKVLVIDPFYFAADERKGLHLLESDDKKRQLTQQIIENARYANLEVELFDPKTFTADDVDKYNDLAMLNDWISERMQHDEIEILPASGEMADQVARKHNAEDIYIAGVFSYKQPRSNRGSILLVCLFLYPALPFAIVYALTPEQDTYFFSLVYNLHYGTQRMKRVIHMKSKSRNGYINSQMYDLMLQIKRSPGQKK; from the coding sequence ATGACATCTAAATTTTTTGCCGCGCTTGCGTTCTGGTGTATTGCCATTGTGCATACACAGGCGCAGAATACGTTTCAACCAGCCTTTGAGGTTGACTTTAACAATTATCAGCCGCTAAAGTGCTCAGGAAAAATTCCCGATGACATTCTGAAAAGTACCCGCGAAAAATACAACAGCGATTTAAAGGCTGAAAACAAACGCAGCGGCAGTGCGTACCGTGATGTGCAAAAAGAGCAGTTTCTGCTGCAAAGCAATTATGTGCTCGATAACCTGCTTACCAGCGGGAAAGTACTTTTTGGCGACAGTGTAACTACGTATATTAATCAACTGGCTGATGTACTGCTTGCCGATGATCAGCAGTTGCGCAGCAAACTCCGTTTTTACTGCCTGCGTATTTCTGATGCCAACGCTTTCTCTACCGATCAGGGAATGATTTTCGTGACGATCGGTTTAATTGCCCAACTTGAGAACGAGGCACAACTGGCTTTCATTCTGTCGCATGAAATTGCCCACTACGAAAAACGCCATACGCTTAACCAGTACCTCGAAAACAAAAAGATTTTCTCCAGAACGGCGCGTGATTATTACAGAAACTACGACGAGCGTATAAGATCATCCAGCGAATACAGCAAAGATCAGGAAATTCAGGCCGACTCACTTGGTTTACACCGTTTACGCAATGTGGGATACGATTGTGAACAGGCGCTTACATCGCTTTTTGTGCTGCAGTATTCGTATCTGCCGTTTGAAGATATTCCGTTTAACAAAGCCTCATTAAACACTCCTCTTGCCGCATTGCCCCAGGCCTTGTTTCTCGACAGCATAAAGCCTATAAATTTTGAAAGCGACAATGAGGACGACACCTATAATTCGCACCCGAACATGCTTAAACGCAGGCTCAAGCTGGAAGGGATAATTGATAACTCCTGCAATGCAAGTGGTAAAGTTTTTCTTATTTCAGAAAGTCGCTTCCTCACCTGTCGTAAAATATGCCGCTACGAAACGATTATGTATGATCTTACTTCGCGGAATTACATAGCTGTTTTCTACAATGCGGCCGTACTGATGCAGGAAAACCCAGGCAGCACATTTTTAAAAGTAAGTCAGGCGAAGGCCTTGTACGGACTTGCCAAATATAAAAACCATGAAAAAAGCGACGAAGTAATTCCGTATTACAAGAAGATTGAAGGTGAACAGCAGCAGGCTTACCACATGTTTTATAAATTATCCGCCTCGCAACTGAATATGATGGCCATGCGCTTCATCTTCAATTATCAGCAGCAAATTCCCGAATCAAATGTGCTGAAAGAAATGCTGAATGATCTGGCTGAAGAAGCATATTATTATCACGACATCGACTATTCTACGCTTAAAGAAAACTACAGAATTTATCAGGAAGCAAAACTTGATTCTGCGCGCCGAATTCAGGACAGTATCAATGCCCTGAATGCGCCCAAAACCGTTGACACATTGGTAAAAGCGGCAGAACAGGAACAAAAGTATGTGTCGAAATATGATAAACTCCGCGCTGAAAAAAAGAAGGTAGAAGAAAAAGTAGTCGTATCCGAAAAACAAACGATACGCAGTAAATTTCACCTGCTTGCTTTTGCCGATATTTTAGAGCAAAAAGAAGTGAAGGCACTATTTGAAAATGCCGAAGCCAGAGCCAGTGAACGCAAGGAGGCCGAAAAGAAAGAAGAGCTTGCACTTAGTAAAATGTCGGCCTATGAAAAGCGGAAAGCGAAAGAGAAAGCTGAAAATTACACCGGACAGTCTTTAGGCTTAAAAAAGGTGCTGGTAATTGATCCGTTTTATTTCGCGGCTGATGAACGCAAAGGACTTCACCTGCTTGAGTCGGACGATAAAAAACGCCAGCTCACACAGCAGATTATAGAAAATGCCCGTTACGCCAATCTGGAAGTCGAATTGTTTGACCCGAAAACATTTACGGCCGATGATGTAGATAAGTATAATGATCTGGCTATGCTTAACGACTGGATTTCGGAACGCATGCAGCATGATGAAATTGAAATACTTCCGGCTTCGGGTGAGATGGCTGATCAGGTAGCCCGCAAGCACAATGCCGAAGATATTTACATTGCCGGTGTATTCAGCTACAAACAACCCCGATCTAACCGCGGATCCATTCTGCTGGTCTGTCTTTTCCTTTATCCGGCCCTACCCTTTGCCATTGTGTATGCGCTTACACCCGAACAGGACACTTATTTCTTCTCGCTTGTGTACAACCTGCATTACGGCACACAGCGTATGAAACGGGTGATACACATGAAGTCGAAATCGAGAAATGGCTATATCAATTCGCAGATGTATGACCTGATGCTTCAAATTAAACGTAGTCCTGGTCAAAAGAAATAA